Proteins from a single region of Candidatus Binatus sp.:
- a CDS encoding alpha/beta hydrolase, which produces MLDALGELRVPLEATIYWLGALAHPWPHVKPLNSKVVMLIPGFLAGDVTLAPLANFCRWLGHRAVYAGIWSNSECPRDTMRKLNLRLALVHEKFGQPIVLIGQSLGGVYAREIAREHPEMVERAITLGSPIRQPRRAANLAVQAVARSMAALRGKADGCLSESCQCGLMLSDESSAQVPATHVYSRTDGVVHWQSCVDLSGAPTVENVEVTGSHVGMGLNADVYRVIADRLAMPHRSRLHLAYSHAAAAQN; this is translated from the coding sequence ATGCTCGACGCCTTGGGCGAATTGCGAGTTCCGCTCGAGGCCACAATTTATTGGCTCGGCGCGCTCGCCCATCCTTGGCCACACGTAAAGCCGCTCAACAGCAAAGTCGTCATGCTTATTCCGGGTTTCCTGGCTGGCGACGTGACGCTTGCGCCGTTGGCGAATTTTTGCCGATGGCTCGGTCATCGCGCAGTCTATGCGGGAATCTGGTCGAACTCCGAATGCCCGCGCGACACGATGCGGAAGTTGAACTTACGGCTCGCTTTGGTCCATGAGAAATTCGGGCAGCCGATCGTTCTGATCGGCCAGAGTCTCGGCGGCGTTTACGCGCGGGAGATTGCCCGCGAGCACCCCGAAATGGTCGAGCGGGCGATCACGCTTGGATCGCCCATCAGGCAACCGCGCCGCGCAGCCAACCTTGCCGTGCAGGCGGTTGCGCGATCGATGGCCGCACTGCGCGGCAAGGCTGACGGATGCCTCAGCGAGTCGTGCCAGTGCGGACTGATGTTGAGCGACGAATCGTCCGCGCAGGTCCCGGCCACGCACGTGTACTCGCGCACCGACGGGGTCGTGCACTGGCAAAGCTGTGTCGATTTGAGCGGCGCGCCGACGGTGGAAAACGTCGAGGTGACTGGCAGTCACGTCGGGATGGGATTGAACGCCGATGTGTACCGCGTGATTGCGGATCGACTGGCGATGCCGCATAGATCGCGGCTCCATCTGGCGTATTCACACGCCGCGGCCGCGCAGAATTGA
- a CDS encoding superoxide dismutase, with protein sequence MAFELPNLPYSMDALKPHISAETLEYHHGKHHQAYVTKLNELIVGTKFASASLEEIVKTAEPGPLLNSAGQHWNHSFYWKSMSPKGGGEPKGPVADAIKKGFGNFDAFKKKFSELAAGHFGSGWAWLVRAKDGSLQVVATHDAGCPIREGQTPLITCDVWEHAYYIDYRNARPKYVEAWWQLANWDFANANLK encoded by the coding sequence ATGGCTTTTGAACTTCCAAACCTTCCCTACAGTATGGACGCGCTGAAACCCCACATCTCCGCCGAGACGCTCGAGTATCATCACGGCAAGCATCACCAGGCCTACGTCACCAAGCTCAACGAACTGATCGTGGGCACCAAATTCGCGAGCGCTTCGCTCGAAGAGATTGTGAAGACGGCGGAACCGGGGCCGCTCCTCAACAGCGCGGGGCAGCATTGGAATCATTCCTTTTACTGGAAATCCATGAGTCCGAAGGGCGGCGGCGAACCCAAGGGTCCGGTCGCCGACGCGATCAAGAAAGGCTTCGGCAATTTTGACGCGTTCAAGAAAAAATTCAGCGAGCTTGCCGCCGGTCACTTCGGCAGCGGATGGGCGTGGCTGGTGCGCGCGAAGGACGGCTCGTTACAAGTCGTCGCAACCCATGACGCGGGATGCCCGATACGCGAGGGCCAGACGCCGCTAATCACCTGCGACGTTTGGGAGCATGCGTACTACATTGACTATCGCAACGCGCGCCCCAAGTACGTCGAGGCGTGGTGGCAACTGGCCAACTGGGATTTCGCCAACGCGAATTTGAAGTAG
- the recR gene encoding recombination mediator RecR, with protein MTERAMPENLKHQDGLPPAMTRLVKELSRLPGIGEKTASRLVFNLLNRPRDQVIALAEALLEMKERVGLCSGCFGLSDHPRCQICDDERREREVICVVEGPADLMAIERARSFGGVYHVLNGALAPLDGIGPDDIKMKELIARVSPPAVVREVIIATNATVEGEATALYIARALKPLGVKTTRLARGLPAGGDLEYTDSATLTSALSGRREL; from the coding sequence ATGACGGAGCGCGCGATGCCGGAAAACCTCAAGCACCAGGACGGGCTGCCTCCTGCGATGACGCGGCTTGTCAAAGAACTGTCGCGGCTGCCCGGGATCGGCGAGAAGACAGCGTCGCGGCTGGTGTTCAATCTGCTCAATCGGCCGCGCGACCAGGTGATCGCGCTGGCCGAAGCGCTGCTCGAAATGAAAGAACGCGTCGGTCTGTGCTCGGGTTGCTTCGGGCTGTCGGATCATCCACGCTGTCAGATTTGTGACGACGAGCGGCGGGAACGGGAGGTGATTTGCGTAGTGGAAGGACCGGCGGACTTAATGGCTATCGAGCGGGCCCGCAGTTTTGGAGGCGTGTACCACGTGCTCAATGGCGCGCTCGCGCCGTTGGACGGCATCGGCCCCGACGACATCAAGATGAAAGAACTGATTGCCCGCGTAAGTCCGCCCGCGGTCGTTCGCGAGGTGATAATCGCGACCAATGCGACCGTCGAGGGCGAGGCGACCGCGCTTTACATCGCGCGCGCACTGAAACCGCTCGGCGTGAAGACGACGCGGCTGGCGCGTGGACTGCCGGCCGGCGGCGACCTCGAATACACCGATTCTGCGACTCTGACCAGTGCGCTTAGCGGCCGCCGCGAACTCTAG
- a CDS encoding YbaB/EbfC family nucleoid-associated protein — translation MAEIDLSALMQQAQELQLRMKEMQETASARTVEAQSGGGMVRVVVDGSLRLRKIEIDAAIVAANDKSMLEDLILVAVNDGMARAQRMLADEMGKLGPFQGLQIPGFGAE, via the coding sequence ATGGCAGAAATAGATTTGTCGGCATTGATGCAGCAGGCGCAAGAGCTGCAATTGCGAATGAAGGAGATGCAGGAAACGGCGTCAGCCAGAACCGTTGAGGCTCAATCGGGCGGCGGGATGGTGCGCGTGGTCGTGGACGGCTCGCTGCGCCTGCGCAAAATAGAAATCGACGCCGCGATCGTCGCGGCCAACGACAAGTCGATGCTCGAAGACCTGATCCTGGTCGCCGTCAACGACGGGATGGCTCGCGCGCAGAGGATGCTCGCCGACGAGATGGGCAAGCTCGGGCCGTTCCAGGGTCTGCAGATCCCCGGCTTCGGCGCCGAATGA
- the asnS gene encoding asparagine--tRNA ligase, whose translation MARVYIEELSHHAGNEVTLKGWLAGKRSSGRIHFLQVRDGTGLCQCVASLADLGADRFAAADHMGQETSLEVTGIVREDKRAPGGFELTLKSFEIVSPATDYPITPKDHGVAFLLDNRHLWIRSSRQHAILRIRSEVESACRDFFHERGFVLFDAPILTPTSCEGTTNLFELDYFGERKAYLTQSGQLYAEAGALAFGKVYCFGPAFRAEKSKTRRHLTEFWMVEPEVAYCDLDGDMELAEQFVSYIVGRVLERRGAELKTLERDTTKLQSAAQLPYPRISYDEAIERLKKKGVAVNWGDDFGGDEETALSEEFDRPVMVHRYPTACKAFYMKQDPARPDVALCVDMLAPEGHGEIIGGGQREDDYETLRARIASHGMALAPFEWYLDLRRYGSVPHAGFGMGIERMTGWLCGIHHIRETVPFPRLMERLEP comes from the coding sequence ATGGCGCGAGTTTATATCGAAGAACTGTCGCATCACGCGGGAAACGAAGTCACGCTCAAGGGCTGGCTTGCGGGCAAGCGCTCGAGTGGCAGGATACATTTTCTCCAGGTGCGCGACGGCACCGGGCTATGCCAGTGCGTGGCGTCGCTCGCCGATCTCGGCGCGGATCGTTTCGCGGCGGCGGATCACATGGGCCAGGAAACCTCGCTCGAAGTGACCGGGATCGTGCGCGAGGACAAGCGCGCGCCGGGCGGATTCGAGCTCACGTTGAAATCATTCGAGATCGTGTCGCCGGCGACCGACTATCCGATCACGCCCAAGGATCACGGCGTGGCGTTTTTGCTCGACAACCGCCATCTGTGGATCCGCTCCTCGCGCCAGCACGCCATCCTGCGCATCCGCAGCGAAGTGGAATCGGCGTGCCGCGATTTTTTCCACGAGCGCGGCTTCGTCCTGTTCGACGCGCCGATTCTGACCCCGACTTCATGCGAGGGAACCACCAACCTGTTCGAGCTCGACTACTTCGGCGAGCGCAAGGCGTACCTGACGCAGAGCGGACAGCTCTACGCGGAGGCGGGCGCGCTCGCGTTCGGCAAGGTGTACTGCTTCGGCCCGGCGTTTCGCGCCGAGAAATCCAAAACCCGGCGTCATCTGACGGAATTCTGGATGGTCGAGCCCGAAGTCGCGTACTGCGACCTCGACGGCGACATGGAACTGGCCGAGCAGTTCGTGTCCTACATCGTTGGCCGCGTGCTCGAACGCCGTGGCGCCGAGCTCAAGACGCTCGAGCGCGATACGACCAAGCTGCAGTCTGCGGCGCAGCTTCCATATCCGCGCATCAGCTACGACGAAGCGATCGAGCGGCTGAAAAAGAAAGGCGTCGCGGTCAACTGGGGCGACGACTTCGGCGGCGACGAGGAAACCGCGCTGTCCGAGGAATTCGATCGACCCGTGATGGTGCATCGCTACCCGACCGCGTGCAAGGCGTTCTACATGAAGCAGGATCCCGCGCGTCCCGACGTCGCGCTATGCGTCGATATGCTCGCGCCGGAGGGCCACGGCGAGATAATAGGCGGCGGCCAGCGCGAGGATGACTACGAAACGCTGCGCGCCAGGATTGCGTCGCACGGGATGGCGCTTGCGCCCTTCGAATGGTACCTCGATCTGCGCCGCTACGGCTCGGTGCCGCACGCGGGCTTCGGCATGGGCATCGAGCGCATGACCGGATGGCTATGCGGGATTCATCATATCCGCGAGACGGTGCCATTCCCGCGTCTGATGGAGCGACTGGAACCGTAG
- a CDS encoding phosphoadenylyl-sulfate reductase: MAAVARVQIEQPELSFIMDELEAGEAAVELDDKEPQEVLAWAIDRFGQELAICCSFQADGCALIDMAHKIDPNIRVFTIDTGRMPQETYDLIDKYRQRYGIKVEVFMPDTSVVQQMVTRHGNNLFYNDVNLRLLCCQVRKVLPLRRALMNYGAWVTGLRRDQWATRSNIRKVEIDHDHGGIVKLAPLADWTEGEVWDYIRANNVPYNALYDKGYKSIGCAPCTRAVGEGQDARAGRWWWETGAPKECGMHCAIETGGFEHELAALLGHDDGGHKS, from the coding sequence ATGGCCGCAGTAGCGCGAGTGCAAATCGAACAACCCGAACTGAGCTTCATCATGGACGAACTCGAGGCGGGCGAAGCCGCCGTCGAGCTCGACGACAAGGAGCCGCAAGAAGTCCTGGCCTGGGCTATCGATCGGTTCGGCCAAGAGCTGGCGATTTGCTGCAGCTTCCAGGCCGACGGCTGCGCGCTGATCGACATGGCGCACAAAATTGATCCCAACATCCGCGTGTTTACGATCGATACGGGCCGGATGCCGCAGGAGACCTACGACCTGATTGACAAGTATCGCCAGCGCTACGGAATCAAGGTTGAAGTTTTCATGCCCGATACCTCAGTCGTGCAGCAGATGGTCACCAGGCACGGCAACAATCTTTTCTACAACGACGTCAACCTGCGCCTGCTATGCTGCCAGGTGCGCAAGGTGCTGCCGCTGCGCCGCGCGCTCATGAATTACGGCGCGTGGGTGACGGGACTGCGCCGCGATCAGTGGGCGACGCGCTCGAACATCCGCAAAGTTGAAATCGATCATGACCACGGCGGCATCGTGAAGCTCGCGCCTTTGGCCGACTGGACTGAAGGCGAGGTCTGGGATTACATCCGCGCCAACAACGTGCCGTACAACGCGCTCTACGACAAGGGCTACAAGTCGATCGGGTGCGCGCCATGCACGCGCGCCGTCGGCGAGGGCCAGGACGCCCGCGCGGGCAGGTGGTGGTGGGAGACGGGCGCGCCGAAGGAATGCGGGATGCATTGCGCGATCGAGACGGGCGGCTTCGAGCACGAGCTGGCGGCGTTGCTCGGTCACGACGACGGCGGACACAAATCGTAA
- a CDS encoding MBL fold metallo-hydrolase, with amino-acid sequence MESTKASLEKIVPGIHAWMQPTTGWSRNNAGLVAGDESALIVDTLFDLPLTGTMLEAMRAACPIPVRFLVNTHSNADHVHGNQLVEGAEIIAHRNCREEMRRAGDPAGFERMMRDGIPGRDLEYVREAFGMFDFRGIRRCLPTVTFDERMTVHLGDRAVELMHFGPAHTMGDIAAYVPDARVLFGGDLLFYTDTPVVWQGSLRGWMGALDKLAAIDPAVVVPGHGPLCGKEGLLELREYFTLVREQSARHFEAGLDADEAARRTDLGRFMKWTLPERLVAIVDKCYRDLNGQPDDAPVDALGMLARMGQLRNYWRERGVKRDTDP; translated from the coding sequence ATGGAATCAACCAAGGCATCGCTCGAGAAGATCGTCCCCGGTATCCACGCCTGGATGCAGCCGACCACGGGATGGAGCCGCAACAATGCGGGCCTGGTGGCAGGCGATGAATCCGCGCTGATCGTCGATACGCTGTTCGATCTGCCGCTCACCGGCACGATGCTCGAGGCGATGCGCGCGGCGTGCCCGATCCCGGTGCGCTTTCTCGTCAACACTCATTCGAACGCCGATCACGTGCACGGCAATCAGCTGGTGGAAGGCGCCGAGATAATTGCGCATCGCAATTGCAGGGAGGAAATGCGCCGCGCGGGCGATCCGGCCGGCTTCGAGCGCATGATGCGCGACGGAATTCCGGGACGCGACCTGGAGTACGTGCGCGAGGCGTTCGGGATGTTCGACTTTCGCGGCATCAGGAGGTGCCTCCCGACCGTGACGTTCGACGAACGGATGACGGTGCATCTCGGCGATCGCGCGGTCGAGTTGATGCATTTCGGTCCCGCGCACACGATGGGCGACATCGCCGCATACGTGCCCGACGCGCGCGTGCTGTTCGGCGGCGACCTGCTCTTTTACACCGACACGCCGGTCGTGTGGCAGGGCTCGCTTAGGGGATGGATGGGCGCGCTCGACAAATTGGCGGCGATCGATCCGGCGGTGGTAGTGCCGGGGCATGGACCGCTGTGTGGCAAGGAAGGACTGCTCGAGCTGCGCGAATATTTCACGCTGGTGCGCGAGCAATCGGCGCGTCATTTCGAGGCCGGCCTCGACGCTGACGAAGCGGCGCGAAGAACCGACCTCGGCCGCTTCATGAAATGGACGCTGCCGGAGCGATTGGTCGCGATCGTCGATAAGTGCTACCGCGATCTGAACGGACAGCCCGACGACGCGCCGGTCGATGCGCTCGGGATGCTGGCGCGGATGGGCCAGCTTCGAAATTACTGGCGCGAACGCGGGGTGAAGCGCGACACAGATCCTTGA
- a CDS encoding nitrite/sulfite reductase, which yields MPKREAPGWEMVLKRNSVERLKHELFPTELAGQWDRLAQTSYEKLPEEDIVRLQWFGMYHDKPKIGTFMMRVKIPSGILSAEGLRAIGEISETYGRDQGELTTRQNFQLHYITLDKFPEILEKLKRAGLTTMGGCGDVVRNITGCPVAGVDRDEVFDVTPLVAETAGFFYGNREYSDLPRKHKISIAACRHQCNAPEINCVALIGMVKDGREGFAVRVGGGQSSTPRLSRHLGVFITREQAMPVMRAIIDVWKGTTEYRISRVKARLKFMIDDYGPEEFRRLVEARLGFALEDLAAVPIPETESDHMGVREQKQPGLNYVGFPVYLGLMSGRQMREIAALTASFGGDIRLTRRQNFIITGIPAAQLDDVIAQVGAIGFPLNANGLYASSIGCIGDPHCNYAVTPTKTKLATIIERLVNQFGEQVGGLKLNLDGCPHACAQHWTGDIGLQGTTGRGPAGEPLEAFDIILRGGLGKDAAIGKPIIRRVPSAMVEDYVSRLFGTYLERRNANETFTHFCVRTPDADLISIASGDASGADVAAA from the coding sequence GTGCCGAAGAGAGAGGCGCCGGGTTGGGAAATGGTGTTGAAGCGCAATTCAGTCGAGCGCCTCAAGCACGAGCTGTTTCCGACCGAGCTGGCGGGTCAATGGGACCGGCTGGCGCAGACCTCGTACGAAAAACTTCCCGAGGAAGATATCGTGCGGCTCCAGTGGTTCGGCATGTACCATGACAAGCCGAAGATCGGAACGTTCATGATGCGGGTGAAAATCCCCAGCGGCATCCTGAGCGCCGAGGGGCTGCGGGCAATCGGTGAAATCTCCGAGACCTACGGGCGCGATCAGGGCGAGCTGACCACGCGCCAGAATTTCCAGCTTCATTACATCACGCTCGACAAGTTCCCCGAGATTCTGGAGAAGCTCAAGCGCGCCGGGCTGACGACCATGGGCGGATGCGGCGACGTGGTGCGCAACATCACGGGATGCCCGGTCGCAGGCGTGGATCGGGACGAAGTTTTCGACGTGACGCCGCTGGTCGCCGAGACCGCGGGATTTTTCTATGGCAATCGCGAATACTCGGACCTGCCGCGCAAGCACAAGATATCCATCGCCGCATGCCGGCATCAGTGCAACGCTCCCGAGATCAACTGCGTCGCGCTGATCGGGATGGTGAAGGACGGGCGCGAGGGTTTTGCGGTGCGCGTCGGCGGCGGTCAGTCGTCCACGCCGCGCCTGTCGCGGCATCTGGGCGTGTTCATCACGCGCGAGCAGGCGATGCCGGTGATGCGCGCGATCATCGACGTGTGGAAGGGGACGACCGAGTACCGAATCTCGCGGGTCAAGGCGCGGCTCAAGTTCATGATCGACGATTACGGGCCCGAGGAATTTCGCCGGCTGGTCGAAGCGCGGCTCGGCTTCGCGCTCGAGGATCTCGCCGCCGTGCCGATCCCCGAGACCGAGAGCGATCACATGGGCGTCCGCGAGCAGAAACAGCCCGGACTCAACTACGTTGGCTTTCCGGTTTACCTGGGCCTGATGAGCGGGCGGCAGATGCGCGAGATTGCGGCGCTCACCGCCTCGTTCGGCGGCGACATCCGTCTCACGCGCCGCCAGAATTTCATCATCACCGGGATTCCGGCCGCGCAGCTCGACGACGTGATCGCGCAAGTTGGCGCGATCGGTTTCCCGCTCAATGCCAACGGCCTCTACGCGTCGTCGATCGGATGCATCGGCGACCCGCATTGCAACTACGCCGTCACCCCGACCAAGACCAAGCTCGCGACAATCATCGAGCGGCTGGTGAATCAGTTCGGCGAGCAGGTCGGCGGTCTCAAGCTGAATCTCGACGGATGCCCGCATGCGTGCGCGCAGCACTGGACCGGCGATATCGGGTTGCAGGGCACCACCGGCCGCGGCCCCGCGGGCGAGCCGCTCGAGGCTTTCGACATTATATTGCGCGGCGGGCTGGGCAAGGACGCGGCGATCGGCAAGCCGATTATACGCCGCGTGCCGTCCGCGATGGTCGAAGACTACGTGTCGCGGCTGTTCGGGACTTACCTCGAACGGCGCAACGCCAACGAGACCTTCACCCATTTTTGCGTGCGCACCCCCGACGCTGACCTGATTTCAATCGCAAGTGGAGACGCAAGCGGCGCCGATGTCGCCGCCGCCTGA
- a CDS encoding Rrf2 family transcriptional regulator, with protein sequence MKFGVGVDYSLKALLLLAERYPTTLPVRVEEIAEAQNIPENYLRRLLIELKRGGLVASQKGPSGGYMLAKAPARITMAEVVEIIEGDYTPVECLEESSSMCPRDQSCAMRDVWSEVRDSVNGILRRVTLQALSEKRKHAINYSI encoded by the coding sequence ATGAAGTTCGGCGTCGGCGTTGACTATTCCTTGAAGGCCCTTCTGCTACTGGCGGAGCGTTATCCTACGACTTTGCCGGTTCGAGTCGAGGAAATAGCAGAGGCCCAGAACATCCCCGAAAACTACCTGCGCCGACTCCTGATCGAGCTCAAGCGCGGCGGTCTGGTCGCCAGCCAGAAAGGGCCCAGCGGCGGATACATGCTGGCCAAGGCGCCGGCGCGAATCACGATGGCGGAGGTGGTGGAAATAATCGAAGGCGACTACACCCCGGTCGAATGCCTGGAGGAAAGTTCGTCGATGTGTCCGCGCGATCAGTCGTGCGCGATGCGCGACGTATGGAGCGAGGTCCGCGACTCCGTCAACGGCATCCTGCGCCGAGTGACGCTGCAAGCGCTGTCGGAAAAGCGCAAGCACGCAATCAACTACAGCATCTAG
- a CDS encoding LLM class flavin-dependent oxidoreductase, which produces MEFGIQLGNMEPAQYRANAQAAEALGYDLIVFPDHLVNEGPERQYDPKSLAYDHIVMAAAVIEATKKIRVGHLVLCNLFRHPAITAQSLMTLDRLSGGRLVAGLGTGWTETEFKMSGIAFPPITERLRMLDEAMTCILSLWTNERTTFDGEFYKFKDAIMWPKPIQQPHPPIILGGGGKGLLRLAAKYADYINIIPDAGKRGHISMEVVKRTTDDSLREKVRFVRDEAKRLGRKPDAIRVSNFIFSTIISDSREATRKTAEMMAPMFGQTADGILASPMMLIGTPEECIVELKRRAKDWGTSQIIFTGEVAQDEKLIRKLREKVLAHV; this is translated from the coding sequence ATGGAGTTTGGAATTCAGCTTGGCAACATGGAGCCGGCCCAGTATCGGGCCAACGCGCAAGCCGCGGAGGCGCTCGGCTACGACCTGATCGTGTTTCCCGACCATCTCGTTAACGAAGGTCCGGAGCGGCAATACGATCCGAAGTCGCTGGCGTATGACCATATCGTGATGGCCGCGGCCGTGATCGAAGCCACGAAGAAGATTCGCGTCGGCCATCTCGTGCTGTGCAATTTGTTTCGTCATCCTGCAATCACGGCGCAGAGCCTGATGACGCTGGACCGGCTGAGCGGCGGCCGGCTCGTCGCCGGACTCGGCACCGGATGGACCGAGACGGAATTCAAGATGAGCGGGATTGCGTTCCCGCCGATCACCGAGCGGCTGCGGATGCTCGACGAAGCGATGACCTGCATCCTGTCGCTGTGGACCAACGAGCGCACGACTTTCGACGGTGAATTCTACAAGTTCAAAGATGCGATCATGTGGCCCAAGCCGATACAGCAGCCGCATCCGCCGATAATCCTTGGTGGCGGGGGCAAAGGTCTGCTGCGGCTGGCGGCCAAGTACGCGGACTACATCAACATCATTCCGGATGCGGGCAAGCGCGGACACATCTCGATGGAGGTCGTGAAGCGCACCACCGACGACTCGTTGCGCGAGAAGGTGCGCTTCGTCCGCGACGAAGCCAAGCGGCTGGGCCGTAAACCCGACGCCATCCGCGTCAGCAACTTCATTTTTTCGACGATTATTTCGGACTCGCGCGAGGCCACCCGCAAGACCGCCGAGATGATGGCGCCGATGTTTGGCCAGACCGCCGACGGGATACTGGCTTCGCCGATGATGCTGATCGGAACGCCGGAGGAATGCATCGTCGAGCTGAAGCGGCGCGCCAAGGACTGGGGCACGTCGCAGATTATCTTTACCGGCGAGGTCGCGCAGGACGAAAAGCTGATACGCAAGCTGCGGGAGAAGGTCCTCGCGCACGTGTGA
- a CDS encoding cytochrome c: MTPAERGRIAYVTTCMVCHNRDPNLAGSKGPPIAGSSRELVADRILYLKYPPGYKPKRTTHNMRAQPQLANKIDDLVAFLAEAAKKNEAVAVSGPKTTVPIAPHRAQN, from the coding sequence TTGACGCCGGCAGAGAGGGGGCGAATCGCGTACGTGACCACCTGCATGGTTTGCCATAACCGCGATCCCAACCTGGCCGGCAGCAAGGGACCGCCGATCGCGGGTTCGTCGCGCGAGTTGGTTGCCGATCGCATTCTGTATCTCAAGTATCCGCCCGGGTACAAACCCAAGCGCACCACGCATAACATGCGTGCGCAGCCTCAGCTTGCCAATAAGATCGACGACTTGGTGGCTTTTCTGGCCGAGGCGGCGAAAAAAAATGAAGCAGTCGCGGTGAGCGGCCCGAAGACTACCGTCCCCATTGCGCCCCATCGGGCGCAAAACTAA